DNA from Actinomyces sp. oral taxon 897:
CTGGGCGTGAGCAAGGAAGAGGCCCAGGCCCTCGTGGAGAGGACCTGGGCCGGGTAGCTCGTGGGGCTGCCCGCAGGCGCGGGGATGGGAACTAGGGAGGCGGGGCGCCAGGCCGCTCAGCGGCCCCTGGCACCAGCTGGCTTCTTGCCGCCCGCAGGCTTCCGGGGGCTGGTGGACTTCCTGGGCCCTGAGGAGGTGGCGGCGGGGACGACCTCGATCTCGGTCGTGGCGGTCTCGCTGTCACTCACCGGGGCGGGGGACGGCGCGGAGGCGGGGGACGCCGGCTCCTCCGTCTCGCTCTGCTGCTGGCTGCGGGACGCGGGTGCCTGCGGCAGGACGCCACCGAGCACCCCGCGCATCTCCTCCAGGTAGGTGGTCACGGAGTCGCGCTGGCGCTCCAGCTCAGCCACCTGGCGGGTGGCGGCACCGACCTGCGCCGCGGCGTCGCTGCGGGCGTCCTCCACGATCTCGGCGGCCTCGGCCCGGGCCTGGCTCAGGAGCTGCTCCGCCTGGGCGGTGGCCTCCTCCTGGCGCCCCCGGATCTCGTCGTCGGTGCGGCTGCGTACCCGCTCGGCCCGGGCCAGCGCCTCCTCCAGGCGCGCCTCGGCCTCGGCGGCCTGGGCGTGGGCCTGCTCGGTCATCTCGGCGATACGGGCCCGGGCGGCCTCGTGGGCCTCGGCGTCCTCACGGGCGGCGGCCTCGTGGGCGGCCGCGACCTCCAGGGTCGTCTGCTGGCGCAGCTCGGCGGCCTCGGCCCGGGCGGCGGCGGCCTCCTGGGAGGCCGAGCGTCGCAGGGTCTCCGCCTCACGACGCGCCTCCGACAGGAGGGTCTCCGCCTCCGTACGGGCCCGCTCCAGGGTGGTGTCGGCCTCCTGCTGGGCGGTGGAGCGGACGGACTCGGCCTGGGAGGTGCTGGAGCGGCGCAGCTCCTCGGCCTCGGTCACGGCCGCGTCCCGCGTGGCCGCGGCCTCCTGCTCGGCGGAGACCACCAGCTCGGCGGCCTGCTTCTTGGCCTGGGTCAGCACCAGGGCGGCCTCGCGCTCGGCGGTGGAACGCATCTCGGTGGCGGCCGCGTCGGCGTCGCCGGTGACCTCGGCGGCCTTGCGCTCGGCCGTGGAGACCATCTCCTTGCTGCGCGCCTCGGCGTTGGCCAGGGTGGTCGAGGCCTCGGCCTGGGTGCGGGCGGTCAGCTCGGCGGCCTCGCGACGGGCGTCGGCCACGAGGGTCGCCGCCTCCGATCCCGAGCGCTCGCTCAGTCGCTGGGCGTTGGTGCGCGTCCGGGTCAGGATCGCGTCGGCCTCAGCGTTCGCCTTGGACACGATCGAGGCGCTCTGCTCCTCGGCGCTGCGCAGGAGCTGCTCAATGCGGGAGCCCAGGCCCGCGTAGGAGGGCTTGTCGGCCTCCCGCAGACGCTTCTGGGCCTCAGCCAGCTCCCCGGCGAGCATCATGGCCCGCTGGTCCAGGCTCGCTACCTCACGACGTGCGTCGTTGAGTTGGCGGTTTAGTTTCTCCAGCTTCTGGTCCACCTGCGTACGGTCGTAGCCGCGCATCGCGATGGCGAACTCCGTGTGATCCTCAACCACTCTGGTCTCCTCCCGGTCAGGCTCGTCCGTCCTGTTCGCTCCAAGGGTATCGGTGTCCGCTGCCCGGGGGTAGCCACGATCGGGGACACGCCGGGTCGGGGGCGTCCGCTGAGGGCGCAGGCAGGTGTGATCTTGCCCGAGGTGGCTGCACCGCCGGGGAACGGCGTGGGATCCTGGGGCGCGGTACCCGCGGCAGGAGGCGATCGCCCCGTCCGGTGCCGTCGATGCCCGCAACGCTAGGAGATCCACGTCGTGAACCGACGTCTCATGACCGCGCTGACCGCCGTTCTCGGACTGCTGGTGGTGGCGCTGGCCGTCTGCTCTGCCACAGTGTGGCGTCCGAGCTCCACGGCGCAGGCCACCCTGCCAGGTACGACCGAGCTCCACTACGTCGTCACCCAGCCCGGGGTCCTGGGCCTGGTGGACTCCGACGTGACCATCACCGCCACCGCGGTCAACCCCGACGAGAAGGCCAGCATCGTCATCGGCCACTCGGCCGACGTGCAGGCCTGGCTCGCCCAGGACCCCTACCTGTCGGTGACCGGCCTGAGCGACTGGACCGCCCTGACCTCCACGGAGGTCACCCAGCGCTGCGAGACCCCTGAGACCAGTGCCACACCCGCTCCTGAGGCCACCGAGGGGGCCACCGCCGGGCAGACGGCAGCCCCGTCCGCCACCCCCAGCCCCTCCGCCACGCCAGGGGCGGACGCCACGGCGTCGGGTACCGCCACCGCCCAGCCACCGGCCGTTGACGAGAACGGCTGTACGACGCTGCGCAACTCCGGCGCCGACCCCACCGGCTCGGACCTGTGGGTGACCAGTGCCTCCGACACCGGCCAGACCACCCTGAGCCTGGACGCCACCGACTCCGACCTCGTGGCGCTGGTGTCCACCGACGGCTCCTCCGCCGCCCCGAAGGTGGCCCTGTCCTGGCCGCGCAACGTCTCGACCCCGTGGCTCATCCCGGGCCTGGTGGTGGGCGCCCTGCTCATCCTCCTGGGTGTCTTCGGGTTCCTCGTCGACGTCCAGACCCGTCACGCCGAGGCCCGGCGGCGGGCCCGGGCCGCCGAGCGGGCCGCCCGCATTGCCGCCGCCGACGGGGTGAGCACGGCCGCCCTGCCCCGGGTGGACGACCCCAACCGCGCCCTGACCCGCCGGGAGCTCAGGGAGAAGGCGCGTGCGGAGGCCGCGGGCGAGGAGTGGATGGATCCGCGCACCAGGAAGGTCTACGTCGGCGGCCAGGAGGTGCCGACCATCCCGCAGGCCGACGAGGCGGTCGCCTCCGACGCCGCTGCCGACACCGCGGCCTACGGTGACTACGAGCCCCAGGAGGGCTACGGGGCCCAGCCTCCCGCCCAGGACGCGGGCCAGGAGACGGCTACCTTCCACCCCGTGGACGACGCCGTCACCTACGGCGGCTACGAGCCCCAGGAGGGCTACGGGGCCCAGCCCCCTGCCCAGGACGCGGGCCAGGAGACGGCTACCTTCCACCCCGTGGACGACGCCGTCACCTACGGCGGCTACGAGCCCCAGGAGGGCTACGGGGCCCAGCCCCCTGCCCAGGACGCGGGCCAGGAGACGGCTACCTTCCACCCCGTGGACGACGCCGTCACCTACGGCGGCTACGAGCCCCAGGAGGGCTACGGGGCCCAGCCCCCTGCCCAGGACGCGGGCCAGGAGACGGCTACCTTCCACCCCGTGGCGGACTCGCCGTCCGGTAACGGGGAGGCCAGCACCAGGCCCTGGGACACCCAGCCGCGGGGCCGTCGTCACGACGAGGAGAACGCATGATGACGTCCCGCCGGTCCTTCCTCGCAGGCGCGGGAGCGGCAGCGCTGGCCACCACGCTGGCCGCCTGCTCCCAGGACGTCCCTAGCGTGCCCACCGCCACCGGCACCTCCACGCCCCTGCCGGTGCTGGACTCCGACCGCCTCACCGAGGCCCTGACCCGGATCCACCAGGGCATTAAGCAGGCCGACGCCTCCAAGGACGCCAACGCCCTGGCCGGCTACCTCACCGGCCCGGCCGAGCGGGTCCGCCAGAAGGAGTACGCGGTCGCCACCGCGGTGGGCGACGACTCCCTGGTCCACGTCCT
Protein-coding regions in this window:
- a CDS encoding DivIVA domain-containing protein, with translation MVEDHTEFAIAMRGYDRTQVDQKLEKLNRQLNDARREVASLDQRAMMLAGELAEAQKRLREADKPSYAGLGSRIEQLLRSAEEQSASIVSKANAEADAILTRTRTNAQRLSERSGSEAATLVADARREAAELTARTQAEASTTLANAEARSKEMVSTAERKAAEVTGDADAAATEMRSTAEREAALVLTQAKKQAAELVVSAEQEAAATRDAAVTEAEELRRSSTSQAESVRSTAQQEADTTLERARTEAETLLSEARREAETLRRSASQEAAAARAEAAELRQQTTLEVAAAHEAAAREDAEAHEAARARIAEMTEQAHAQAAEAEARLEEALARAERVRSRTDDEIRGRQEEATAQAEQLLSQARAEAAEIVEDARSDAAAQVGAATRQVAELERQRDSVTTYLEEMRGVLGGVLPQAPASRSQQQSETEEPASPASAPSPAPVSDSETATTEIEVVPAATSSGPRKSTSPRKPAGGKKPAGARGR